In a genomic window of Zootoca vivipara chromosome 5, rZooViv1.1, whole genome shotgun sequence:
- the SIRT1 gene encoding NAD-dependent protein deacetylase sirtuin-1 produces the protein MADGETPLLQCRSGGRGNSSDAVSGASESPEPAVKRQRRGSTDSAGRACAAAKEAGGEAEAPLYIGSAAEEALAEEEEVAAAASSGNSEPGEASAAVGERGEEEDWSCTGAGLRRWGLAREEPPPPQQPLLQQSPPPPLLPRWWPSQGEGAEAAPAGDAAEAAIGCGAAQCSNGAAEAAARPDNMFFSDEIIANGFHSCESDEDDRASHASSSDWTPRPRIGPYTFVQQHLMLGTDPRAILKDLLPETIPPPELDDMTLWQIVINILSEPPKRKKRKDINTIEDAVKLLQECKKIIVLTGAGVSVSCGIPDFRSRDGIYARLAVDFPDLPDPQAMFDIDYFRKDPRPFFKFAKEIYPGQFQPSLCHKFIALMDKEKKLLRNYTQNIDTLEQVAGIQRIIQCHGSFATASCLICKYKVDCEVVRGDIFNQVVPRCPRCSPDEPLAIMKPEIVFFGENLPEQFHRAMKYDKDEVDLLIVIGSSLKVRPVALIPSSIPHEVPQILINREPLPHLHFDVELLGDCDVIINELCHRLGGEYTKLCSNSVKLSEITEKPPRPHKEFEIHSAELPPTPLNISEYSSSPERIAPQHSQVVRSEQSSEYKAGNSDASLESKENCVEEKIQEVQNSLENVESLSDHLENPEHVKENGSNQEENKERSEKTSVETLRKCWVNRCAKEQICKRLDGTQYLFLPPNRYIFHGAEVYSDSEDDVISSSSCGSSSDSGSCHSPSLDIEDESEIEEFYNGIEEEDPPEREEENGYGEDGIELQESESVSVNEAVGFDHSTDKL, from the exons atggcggacggggAGACGCCGCTCCTCCAGTGCCGGAGTGGCGGCCGCGGCAACAGCAGCGACGCTGTGTCAGGCGCCTCGGAGAGCCCGGAGCCAGCTGTGAAGCGTCAACGCCGGGGCTCCACTGACAGCGCCGGCCGGGCCTGTGCGGCCGCGAAGGAAGCCGGCGGAGAGGCGGAGGCGCCTCTTTACATAGGAAGCGCCGCCGAGGAGGCCCtggcggaggaggaagaggtcgctgctgctgcttcctctggCAACAGCGAGCCGGGAGAGGCCTCGGCAGCGGTGGGAGaaagaggagaagaggaagactgGAGCTGCACGGGCGCTGGGCTGAGGCGGTGGGGCCTGGCCcgagaggagccgccgccgccgcagcagcCACTACTGCAgcagtcgccgccgccgccgctgctgccgagGTGGTGGCCGAGCCAAGGGGAGGGAGCAGAGGCGGCGCCCGCCGGAGACGCGGCGGAGGCGGCCATTGGCTGCGGGGCGGCGCAGTGTTCGAACGGCGCTGCGGAGGCGGCCGCGCGCCCAG ACAATATGTTTTTTAGTGATGAAATAATTGCAAACGGCTTCCATTCCTGTGAGAGTGATGAAGATGATAGAGCCTCTCATGCAAGCTCCAGTGATTGGACTCCGAGGCCACGTATAG GCCCATACACttttgtccaacaacatctcatgCTAGGCACAGATCCACGTGCAATTCTGAAAGACTTGTTGCCAGAAACTATTCCTCCTCCTGAACTTGATGACATGACGTTATGGCAAATTGTTATTAATATCCTGTCAGAACcacctaaaagaaaaaagagaaaagatatTAATACTATAGAGGATGCTGTGAAACTACTACAAGAGTGCAAAAAAATAATTGTCTTAACAGGAGCTGGG GTATCTGTTTCTTGTGGAATCCCTGACTTCAGATCAAGAGATGGTATCTATGCACGCCTTGCAGTAGATTTCCCAGATCTTCCTGATCCTCAAGCAATGTTTGATATTGATTACTTCAGGAAAGATCCAAGGCCATTTTTTAAGTTTGCAAAG GAAATATATCCTGGACAGTTTCAACCATCTCTCTGTCATAAATTTATAGCTTTGATggataaagaaaaaaaactgcttcGCAATTATACTCAGAACATAGATACACTGGAACAAGTGGCAGGAATTCAAAGGATAATCCAATGTCATG GTTCCTTTGCAACAGCTTCTTGCCTCATCTGTAAATACAAAGTTGATTGTGAAGTTGTTCGAGGAGACATTTTCAATCAG GTTGTTCCTAgatgtcccaggtgttcacctgaTGAACCACTTGCCATCATGAAGCCGGAAATAGTGTTCTTTGGTGAAAATCTACCTGAGCAGTTTCATAGGGCCATGAAGTATGACAAAGATGAGGTTGATCTTCTCATTGTTATCGGGTCTTCACTTAAAGTAAGACCAGTTGCATTAATTCCAA GTTCTATCCCACATGAAGTGCCTCAGATTCTAATTAATAGGGAACCATTGCCTCATCTACACTTCGACGTGGAGCTTCTTGGTGACTGTGATGTCATTATAAATGAATTATGTCATAGATTAGGTGGTGAATATACAAAACTTTGTAGCAATTCAGTCAAACTTTCAGAGATAACAGAGAAGCCTCCCAGACCGCACAAAGAATTTGAAATACATTCAGCTGAATTACCACCTACTCCTCTAAACATTTCTGAATATTCTAGTTCACCTGAAAGAATTGCACCACAACATTCTCAGGTGGTACGTTCAGAGCAATCTTCTGAATATAAAGCAGGAAATTCTGATGCTTCCTTGGAGTCTAAAGAGAACTGCGTAGAAGAAAAAATTCAAGAAGTTCAAAACTCTTTAGAGAATGTTGAAAGTCTTTCTGACCATCTAGAAAACCCAGAACATGTGAAGGAAAATGGATCTAACCAAGAGGAAAACAAAGAGAGAAGTGAAAAAACATCTGTTGAAACACTGAGAAAATGTTGGGTTAATAGATGTGCAAAAGAGCAGATTTGCAAGCGGCTTGATG GTACCCAATACTTGTTTTTACCACCAAATCGCTATATTTTCCATGGTGCTGAGGTATACTCGGACTCTGAAGATGATGTCATATCCTCCAGCTCTTGTGGAAGTAGCAGCGATAGTGGGTCCTGTCATAGTCCAAGCTTAGACATAGAAGACGAAAGTGAAATTGAAGAGTTCTATAACGGTATAGAAGAAGAAGATCCTcctgagagagaagaggagaatgGATATGGAGAAGATGGAATTGAGCTTCAGGAATCTGAGTCTGTCTCGGTAAACGAAGCTGTAGGATTTGACCATTCGACAGACAAACTATAA
- the DNAJC12 gene encoding dnaJ homolog subfamily C member 12 isoform X1, with amino-acid sequence MDAILNCRLEDMEDFYSLLGCDELSTVEQILSEFKVRALECHPDKHPGNPQAVENFQKLQQAKEILTNEESRSRYDYWLRSKITIPFQQWEALSNSVKTSMHWAVRGKKEPMLEAPDLNLNDKMADNFPQKSENNNHELLDDQRGLEDFEPTAGKLLSPKSPDSPGFSDPNCWHLRFRWSGDTPSELLRKFRNYEI; translated from the exons ATGGATGCAATTTTGAACTGCAGACTGGAGGACATGGAAGATTTTTACAGCTTGCTAGGCTGTGATGAATTGTCTACA GTTGAACAAATTCTTTCAGAATTTAAGGTTCGAGCCCTCGAATGTCATCCCGACAAGCATCCTGGAAACCCTCAAGCTG TGGAGAATTTTCAGAAGCTACAGCAAGCTAAAGAAATCCTCACCAATGAAGAGAGCCGATCTCGCTATGATTACTGGCTGAGAAGCAAGATTACCATCCCGTTCCAGCAGTGGGAGGCTCTGAGCAACTCAGTCAAAACA TCAATGCACTGGGCTGTCAGAGGTAAAAAAGAGCCAATGCTGGAAGCTCCCGATTTAAATCTTAATGATAAGATGGCTGACAATTTCCCCCAGAAATCTGAAAACAACAATCATGAACTGTTGGATGACCAAAGGGGACTAGAAGACTTTGAACCTACTGCTGGGAAGCTGCTGTCACCAAAGAGCCCTGATTCCCCAG GATTTTCCGATCCAAACTGTTGGCATTTGCGCTTTCGTTGGTCTGGTGACACCCCATCTGAACTCTTGCGGAAGTTTAGAAACTATGAAATATGA
- the LOC118096658 gene encoding cytochrome c oxidase subunit 5B, mitochondrial: MATRLLLLRLFFPRAARATAPTSIRAMSAGGIPTDEEQATGLEMKSMQALKRGEDPYNILKPKKYPGTREEPHIVPSIGDKRLVGCICEEDNSTIIWFWVHKGDSHRCPQCGSYYKLTHYELPH; encoded by the exons ATGGCGACCAGGCTGCTGCTCCTCCGGCTCTTCTTCCCGCGAGCTGCGCGGGCCACGGCGCCCACCTCCATCCGAGCCATGAGCGCCGGGG GTATCCCTACGGATGAAGAGCAAGCTACTGGGCTTGAAATGAAAAGTATGCAAGCCTTGAAGAGAGGGGAA GATCCATACAACATATTGAAGCCCAAGAAATATCCAGGAACCAGAGAAGAGCCTCATATTGTTCCATCAATTGGGGACAAGAGACTAGTGGGTTGTATCT gtGAGGAAGATAACTCCACTATTATTTGGTTCTGGGTACACAAAGGAGACAGCCACCGTTGCCCTCAGTGTGGGTCTTACTACAAGCTAACTCATTATGAACTCCCCCACTGA
- the DNAJC12 gene encoding dnaJ homolog subfamily C member 12 isoform X2, protein MDAILNCRLEDMEDFYSLLGCDELSTVEQILSEFKVRALECHPDKHPGNPQAVENFQKLQQAKEILTNEESRSRYDYWLRSKITIPFQQWEALSNSVKTKSENNNHELLDDQRGLEDFEPTAGKLLSPKSPDSPGFSDPNCWHLRFRWSGDTPSELLRKFRNYEI, encoded by the exons ATGGATGCAATTTTGAACTGCAGACTGGAGGACATGGAAGATTTTTACAGCTTGCTAGGCTGTGATGAATTGTCTACA GTTGAACAAATTCTTTCAGAATTTAAGGTTCGAGCCCTCGAATGTCATCCCGACAAGCATCCTGGAAACCCTCAAGCTG TGGAGAATTTTCAGAAGCTACAGCAAGCTAAAGAAATCCTCACCAATGAAGAGAGCCGATCTCGCTATGATTACTGGCTGAGAAGCAAGATTACCATCCCGTTCCAGCAGTGGGAGGCTCTGAGCAACTCAGTCAAAACA AAATCTGAAAACAACAATCATGAACTGTTGGATGACCAAAGGGGACTAGAAGACTTTGAACCTACTGCTGGGAAGCTGCTGTCACCAAAGAGCCCTGATTCCCCAG GATTTTCCGATCCAAACTGTTGGCATTTGCGCTTTCGTTGGTCTGGTGACACCCCATCTGAACTCTTGCGGAAGTTTAGAAACTATGAAATATGA